In a genomic window of Xylophilus rhododendri:
- a CDS encoding Bug family tripartite tricarboxylate transporter substrate binding protein — MTPQRSSRLVMALALALAAVPMATRAQAPENFPNKTVTLVVPFVPGGGTDTGARLIGQKLAAKWGQSVVVDNRGGAGGILGVDIVARAKPDGYTLLMGNVGTQAINPYLYARLPYDPARAFAPVSMVADLPLVLVVNPQFKAPDVKALIALGRGEPGKYSYASSGTGNSTHLAFEIFQAASGARFQHVPYKGGGQANADVVAGHVPMEFITIFGTTGFITGGTLKPLAVASAARSAALPNVPTLAEAGLPNAELASWIGILAPAATPRALVEKISADIREVVAMPDVREAMVAQGAEPRSNTPQDFQKAIDADMQRFSALIRRLDLRAE; from the coding sequence ATGACCCCCCAACGAAGCAGCCGCCTCGTCATGGCCCTGGCACTCGCCCTGGCCGCAGTGCCCATGGCGACCCGAGCGCAGGCTCCCGAGAACTTTCCGAACAAGACGGTCACCCTGGTCGTGCCCTTCGTCCCCGGCGGCGGCACCGATACCGGCGCCCGCCTCATCGGCCAGAAGCTGGCCGCCAAATGGGGCCAGAGCGTGGTGGTGGACAACCGCGGCGGCGCCGGCGGCATCCTGGGCGTGGACATCGTGGCCCGGGCCAAACCCGACGGCTACACGCTGCTGATGGGCAATGTGGGCACCCAGGCCATCAACCCGTATCTCTACGCCCGGCTGCCCTACGACCCGGCCAGGGCCTTCGCGCCGGTCTCCATGGTGGCGGACCTGCCGCTGGTGCTGGTGGTCAACCCCCAGTTCAAGGCGCCAGACGTGAAGGCGCTGATCGCGCTCGGCCGCGGCGAGCCGGGCAAGTACAGCTACGCAAGTTCGGGCACCGGCAATTCGACGCACCTGGCCTTCGAGATCTTCCAGGCGGCGTCGGGCGCCAGGTTCCAGCATGTGCCCTACAAGGGCGGCGGCCAGGCCAATGCGGACGTGGTGGCGGGCCATGTGCCGATGGAGTTCATCACCATCTTCGGCACCACCGGCTTCATCACCGGCGGCACCCTGAAGCCGCTGGCGGTGGCCTCGGCCGCGCGCTCGGCGGCCCTGCCGAACGTGCCGACGCTGGCCGAAGCCGGCCTGCCGAACGCCGAGCTGGCATCGTGGATCGGCATCCTGGCGCCGGCGGCCACGCCGCGCGCCCTCGTGGAGAAGATCTCAGCCGACATCCGCGAAGTGGTGGCGATGCCGGACGTACGCGAGGCCATGGTCGCCCAGGGCGCCGAGCCGCGCAGCAACACGCCGCAGGATTTCCAGAAGGCGATCGACGCCGACATGCAGCGCTTCTCGGCGCTGATCCGCAGACTCGACCTGCGTGCGGAGTGA
- a CDS encoding carboxymuconolactone decarboxylase family protein — translation MNDTTSLPAPTAHNERHERGARMLEAVDGPAGLAVVDALARSFPDFARLLLEFPFGDIYARPGLDLRSRELATVAALCALGAARPQLMVHLHAALHVGCMPAELVEVVMQMAVYAGFPAALNGLSAVREVFADAGIALPLG, via the coding sequence ATGAACGACACGACATCCCTTCCCGCCCCAACCGCGCACAACGAACGCCACGAACGCGGCGCCAGGATGCTGGAGGCGGTGGACGGGCCCGCCGGCCTGGCCGTCGTGGATGCGCTGGCCCGGTCCTTCCCGGACTTCGCCCGCCTGCTGCTGGAGTTCCCCTTCGGCGACATCTATGCCCGCCCCGGCCTCGACCTGCGCTCGCGTGAACTGGCGACCGTGGCCGCGCTGTGCGCCCTGGGTGCGGCACGGCCGCAGCTGATGGTCCATTTACATGCTGCGCTGCATGTGGGTTGCATGCCTGCGGAGCTGGTCGAAGTGGTGATGCAGATGGCGGTGTACGCGGGCTTTCCGGCTGCCTTGAACGGCTTGTCGGCGGTACGCGAAGTGTTCGCGGACGCAGGAATCGCGCTGCCACTGGGCTGA
- a CDS encoding LysR family transcriptional regulator: protein MPNRLDSRSLALFRAIAETSSFRQAAEMLHLSQPPLSRAIRELEERLGTRLFDRHPKGVSLTPAGQTLLPYARRMGKLLDAAEAALATPALPAKLRLGLTSAVEPAWFHGLAQRVRHAQADLVVTTRSDTSPRLVRQVLAGKLDAAFVALPTHAPALHVMELDRLPMVLALASTHPLARRRQIRLAELRGEPVFWFERARQPAFYDHAQAIFARHGFAPGLLREPEDHHVLLAAVAAGTGLALLPSSFTALKRTGVVYRRLVEGDELAVGIGLVTPKDGNAVRGLLAGLALRPGS from the coding sequence ATGCCCAACCGCCTGGATTCCCGCTCGCTCGCCCTGTTCCGCGCCATCGCCGAAACCAGCAGCTTCCGCCAGGCGGCCGAGATGCTGCACCTGTCCCAGCCGCCGCTGAGCCGGGCGATCCGGGAGCTGGAGGAACGGCTGGGCACACGGCTCTTCGACCGTCATCCCAAGGGCGTGAGCCTGACGCCGGCCGGCCAGACGCTGCTGCCTTACGCACGCCGCATGGGCAAGCTGCTGGATGCCGCCGAAGCCGCGCTCGCCACACCGGCCTTGCCCGCCAAACTGCGCCTGGGCCTGACCAGCGCCGTGGAGCCCGCCTGGTTCCACGGCCTGGCGCAGAGGGTTCGACATGCGCAGGCGGACCTGGTGGTGACGACGCGGTCCGACACCTCCCCGCGGCTGGTCCGCCAGGTGCTGGCCGGCAAGCTCGATGCCGCCTTCGTCGCCTTGCCCACCCATGCGCCCGCCCTGCATGTGATGGAGCTGGACCGCCTGCCGATGGTGCTGGCCCTGGCCTCCACCCATCCCCTGGCACGACGCAGGCAGATCCGCCTGGCGGAGTTGCGCGGCGAGCCGGTCTTCTGGTTCGAGCGCGCCCGGCAGCCGGCCTTCTACGACCATGCGCAGGCGATATTCGCCCGCCATGGTTTCGCGCCCGGCCTGCTGCGCGAGCCGGAGGACCACCACGTGCTGCTCGCCGCGGTGGCGGCCGGCACGGGGCTGGCCTTGCTGCCGAGCTCGTTCACCGCGCTCAAGCGGACCGGGGTGGTGTACCGGCGGCTGGTGGAAGGCGATGAGCTGGCGGTGGGGATCGGGCTGGTCACCCCGAAAGACGGCAATGCGGTGCGGGGCCTGCTGGCCGGGCTGGCGCTCAGGCCGGGTTCTTGA
- a CDS encoding GAF domain-containing protein, protein MSTDSFLEPGTPPAPSAAPGALPVPDAAVATDRAEAYQQALLALGDALREVQTEAEIVLAAARICAQAIGASRGGYGAIGTLATHVRVAADWRRDASVPSVAGDYCFADFGSFIEDLRAGAVVAIDDIRLDPRTSGQADAFDHMQIKALLNVPLMREGRLAGVFLAHDSVRRAWSREEIAFVRAVADRTWAAIATAEALAELRGLNVGLEKEVALRTADRNHLWQLSRDVLLVARFDGEIVAVNPAWEATLGWTERELLGRSFMDLVHPDDLAHTADGAQALAGGTAFSAFENRYRHRDGSYRWLSWSASPAESFIIASGRDVTDQKAQESSLRQAEEQLRQSQKMEAVGQLTGGIAHDFNNLLTIISSSVQLMQRPGLAEERRQRFLGSISNAVSRAAKLTGQLLAFARRQSLQPVVFDAGGNIAAIADMVQTLVGSRVQLQLQHHDDACLIDADPGQFDTAIVNMAANARDAMDGVGTLSIEIRRVDTLPALRGHSALGGDFIAVSVRDSGCGIAPDRLEKVFEPFYTTKPVGHGTGLGLSQVFGFAKQSGGDVGVQSEPGRGTCFTVFLPAARRAKAQVSAPQDAMDGATHCGRILVVEDNREVALMARDALSELGYEVTLVHGSEQALALMEANGGEFRAMFSDVMMAGMDGLALARKVRQAWPQLPILLCSGYNEVLVRSEGHQFPLLPKPYDLEALAEALKAAIRMVQPRAPTASGLHAAQDAREADRLADLDQLQVIDTPAELAYDEIAQLAAAMFDAPMALISLVDGERQWFKARVGVGLQQTPREYAFCATAIQQPDEVMVVNDALQDPAFASNPLVTDGPRIRFYAGAPLVTSTGHAIGTVCVLDTEPRPTDHGRVEALKLLARQVVERLEKKRLKLM, encoded by the coding sequence ATGAGCACTGATTCCTTTCTGGAGCCCGGCACGCCGCCCGCCCCGAGCGCGGCGCCAGGCGCCCTGCCTGTCCCGGACGCAGCGGTCGCCACCGACCGCGCCGAGGCCTACCAGCAGGCGCTGCTGGCGCTAGGCGATGCCCTGCGCGAGGTGCAGACGGAAGCGGAGATCGTGCTGGCCGCCGCGCGCATCTGCGCCCAGGCGATCGGCGCCTCGCGCGGCGGCTACGGCGCCATCGGCACGCTGGCCACCCACGTGCGTGTGGCGGCCGACTGGCGCCGCGACGCCAGCGTGCCCTCGGTCGCGGGCGACTACTGCTTCGCCGACTTCGGCAGCTTCATCGAGGACCTGCGCGCGGGCGCCGTGGTGGCGATCGACGACATCCGGCTCGATCCCCGCACCTCCGGGCAGGCGGACGCCTTCGACCACATGCAGATCAAGGCCCTGCTCAACGTGCCGCTGATGCGCGAGGGCCGGCTGGCCGGCGTCTTCCTCGCGCACGACAGCGTGCGGCGCGCCTGGAGCCGGGAAGAAATCGCCTTCGTGCGTGCCGTGGCCGACCGCACCTGGGCCGCCATCGCCACGGCTGAGGCACTGGCCGAACTGCGCGGCCTCAATGTCGGCCTGGAAAAGGAAGTCGCCCTGCGCACGGCGGACCGCAACCACCTGTGGCAGCTGTCGCGCGACGTCCTGCTGGTGGCCCGCTTCGACGGCGAGATCGTCGCCGTCAACCCCGCCTGGGAAGCCACCCTCGGCTGGACCGAAAGAGAGCTGCTCGGCCGCTCCTTCATGGACCTGGTCCACCCCGACGACCTGGCGCACACGGCCGACGGCGCGCAGGCCCTGGCCGGCGGCACCGCCTTCTCGGCCTTCGAGAACCGCTATCGCCACCGCGACGGCAGCTACCGCTGGCTCTCCTGGAGCGCCAGCCCGGCCGAGTCCTTCATCATCGCCTCCGGCCGCGACGTGACCGATCAGAAGGCCCAGGAAAGCTCCCTGCGCCAGGCCGAGGAGCAACTACGCCAGAGCCAGAAGATGGAGGCCGTCGGCCAGCTCACCGGCGGCATCGCGCACGACTTCAACAACCTGCTCACCATCATCAGCAGCTCGGTGCAGCTGATGCAGCGCCCCGGCCTGGCCGAGGAGCGCCGCCAGCGTTTCCTCGGCTCCATCTCCAACGCGGTCTCGCGCGCCGCCAAGCTCACCGGCCAGCTGCTGGCCTTCGCACGGCGGCAGAGCCTGCAGCCGGTGGTGTTCGACGCCGGCGGCAACATCGCGGCCATCGCCGACATGGTGCAGACCCTGGTCGGCTCGCGGGTGCAACTGCAGCTGCAACACCATGACGACGCCTGCCTGATCGATGCCGACCCGGGCCAGTTCGACACCGCCATCGTCAACATGGCCGCCAACGCCCGCGATGCGATGGATGGCGTCGGCACCCTGAGCATCGAGATCCGGCGGGTGGACACGCTGCCCGCGCTGCGCGGCCATTCGGCGCTCGGCGGCGACTTCATCGCCGTCTCGGTGCGAGACAGCGGCTGCGGCATCGCGCCCGACCGGCTGGAGAAGGTCTTCGAGCCCTTCTACACCACCAAGCCGGTCGGCCACGGCACCGGCCTGGGGCTGTCGCAGGTCTTCGGGTTCGCCAAGCAATCCGGTGGCGACGTGGGCGTGCAAAGCGAACCGGGCCGCGGCACCTGCTTCACCGTCTTCCTGCCGGCCGCCCGCCGGGCCAAGGCGCAGGTGTCGGCCCCGCAAGATGCCATGGACGGCGCCACGCACTGCGGCCGCATCCTGGTGGTGGAGGACAACCGCGAGGTCGCGCTGATGGCACGCGACGCGCTCAGCGAACTCGGCTACGAAGTCACGCTGGTGCACGGCAGCGAGCAGGCCCTGGCCTTGATGGAGGCCAACGGCGGCGAATTCCGCGCCATGTTCTCCGACGTGATGATGGCCGGCATGGACGGGCTGGCGCTGGCCCGCAAGGTCCGGCAAGCGTGGCCGCAGCTGCCCATCCTGCTGTGCAGCGGCTACAACGAGGTGCTGGTCCGCTCCGAAGGCCACCAGTTCCCGCTGCTGCCCAAGCCCTACGACCTCGAAGCCTTGGCCGAGGCCCTGAAGGCCGCCATCCGCATGGTGCAGCCCAGGGCGCCCACGGCGTCCGGCCTGCATGCCGCGCAGGACGCCCGCGAGGCCGACCGCCTGGCCGACCTCGACCAGCTCCAGGTGATCGACACCCCCGCCGAGCTCGCCTACGACGAGATCGCCCAGCTCGCCGCCGCCATGTTCGATGCGCCCATGGCGCTGATCTCCCTGGTGGATGGCGAACGCCAGTGGTTCAAGGCGCGCGTCGGCGTGGGCCTGCAGCAAACCCCGCGCGAATACGCTTTCTGCGCCACGGCGATCCAGCAGCCCGACGAGGTGATGGTGGTGAACGACGCCCTGCAGGACCCGGCCTTCGCCTCGAACCCGCTGGTCACCGACGGCCCGCGCATCCGCTTCTATGCGGGTGCTCCCCTGGTCACCTCCACCGGCCACGCCATCGGCACCGTCTGCGTGCTGGATACCGAGCCCCGGCCCACCGACCACGGACGTGTCGAGGCACTGAAACTGCTGGCCCGGCAGGTGGTGGAGCGGCTGGAGAAGAAGCGGCTGAAGCTGATGTGA
- the flhD gene encoding flagellar transcriptional regulator FlhD, producing the protein MTHQQMLHEIREANLTYLMLAQSLVRQDKAEAVFRLGLNEESASLLAGLSSAQILKLASSSHLLCRFRIDDEMVWSLLTNQNASAKSENEATNRLHGSILMAGRIAEVV; encoded by the coding sequence ATGACCCACCAACAAATGCTCCACGAGATCCGCGAAGCCAATCTGACCTACCTGATGCTTGCGCAAAGCCTGGTGCGGCAGGACAAGGCCGAAGCGGTGTTCCGCCTGGGCCTGAACGAGGAGTCCGCCAGCCTGCTGGCGGGCCTGTCGTCGGCCCAGATCCTCAAGCTGGCCAGCAGCAGCCATCTGCTGTGCCGCTTCCGTATCGACGACGAGATGGTCTGGAGCCTGCTGACCAACCAGAACGCCTCGGCCAAGTCGGAGAACGAGGCCACCAACCGGCTGCACGGCAGCATCCTGATGGCCGGCCGTATCGCGGAAGTCGTCTGA
- the flhC gene encoding flagellar transcriptional regulator FlhC: MEPTAAPVPTPAKTPSAPKSVLNESRQIERAVTLIKMGARMQVLESETTLSYERLIRLYKEIVGKSPSKGQLPFSTDWFLTWQENIHASLFLNIYEYLDKGASLDSIDALTKAYKLYLEQVEAGGIEPLLSFTRAWRLLKFVDAAMLELTTCTRCKGRFVTEPYENARHFVCGMCNPPARAGKSKVAGSLSLD; the protein is encoded by the coding sequence ATGGAACCGACCGCTGCTCCCGTCCCGACGCCCGCGAAGACGCCGTCCGCGCCCAAGAGCGTGCTCAACGAATCCCGGCAGATCGAGCGTGCGGTGACCCTGATCAAGATGGGCGCACGCATGCAGGTGCTGGAGTCGGAGACCACACTGTCCTACGAGCGGCTGATCCGGCTCTACAAGGAGATCGTGGGCAAGTCGCCGTCGAAAGGGCAGCTGCCGTTTTCGACCGACTGGTTCCTGACCTGGCAGGAGAACATCCATGCCTCGCTGTTCCTCAACATCTACGAGTACCTGGACAAGGGCGCATCGCTGGATTCGATCGATGCGCTGACCAAGGCCTACAAGCTCTACCTGGAGCAGGTGGAGGCCGGCGGCATCGAGCCGCTGCTGTCCTTCACCCGGGCATGGCGGCTGTTGAAGTTCGTGGATGCCGCGATGCTGGAGCTGACCACCTGCACCCGCTGCAAGGGCCGTTTCGTGACCGAGCCTTATGAGAACGCCCGGCACTTCGTCTGCGGCATGTGCAATCCGCCGGCGCGGGCGGGCAAGAGCAAGGTGGCGGGCTCGCTCAGCCTGGATTGA
- a CDS encoding pseudouridine synthase produces the protein MTISPDGGARLICFNKPYGVLSQFTPEGRWQGLKGYIDLPGVHAAGRLDADSEGLLLLTDDGALQARISHPRFKMDKTYWVQVEGEPDEAALQALRQGVMLKDGITLPAQARRLTEAPALWERQPPIRVRQAIPTCWIELVIREGRNRQVRRMTAAVGFPTLRLVRAAIGPYAIGDLAPGTWRREPVRQA, from the coding sequence ATGACGATTTCCCCGGACGGCGGCGCCCGCCTGATCTGTTTCAACAAACCCTACGGCGTGCTCAGCCAGTTCACCCCGGAGGGCCGCTGGCAGGGCCTGAAGGGCTATATCGACCTGCCGGGCGTGCATGCGGCGGGAAGGCTCGATGCCGACAGCGAGGGCCTGCTGCTGCTGACCGACGACGGCGCGCTGCAGGCCCGCATCTCGCACCCCCGCTTCAAGATGGACAAGACCTACTGGGTGCAGGTGGAAGGCGAGCCGGACGAGGCCGCGCTGCAGGCGCTGCGCCAGGGCGTGATGTTGAAGGACGGCATCACCCTGCCCGCCCAGGCGCGCCGGCTCACCGAGGCACCGGCGCTGTGGGAGCGCCAGCCGCCGATCCGGGTGCGCCAGGCGATTCCCACCTGCTGGATCGAGCTGGTGATCCGCGAGGGCCGCAACCGGCAGGTGCGGCGCATGACGGCGGCGGTGGGTTTTCCCACGCTGCGGCTGGTGCGCGCCGCGATCGGGCCCTATGCCATCGGCGATCTGGCGCCAGGCACCTGGCGCCGCGAGCCGGTGCGGCAGGCCTGA
- a CDS encoding NAD-dependent epimerase/dehydratase family protein — MSKIALSGAGGIVGSLLRTGLRARGHDLRVAGFEPLVPLSPDEDLVHGDLREPAVVDRLLAGTEVLIHLAGTSVEKPLPEIIDNNLRALVEVYEGARRHGVRRVVFASSNHAFGMYPVEQKLRLDSEFRPDGFYGLSKAWGEAMGRLYWDKHGIEGIALRIGTCMGRPPENLRQLSTWLGTEDMLHLIERCIAAPAVGYTAVWGISNNRRAYYDLSQANAIGYRPVQDAEDWAAQILAQPDTADAVARQFQGGAFASHDYTPAHLRRGGAA; from the coding sequence ATGAGCAAGATCGCATTGAGCGGCGCCGGCGGCATCGTCGGCAGCCTGCTGCGCACCGGCCTGCGCGCGCGCGGCCATGACCTGCGGGTCGCCGGCTTCGAGCCGCTGGTGCCCTTGTCCCCGGATGAAGACCTGGTGCACGGCGACCTGCGCGAGCCGGCGGTGGTCGACCGGCTGCTGGCGGGCACCGAGGTGCTGATCCATTTGGCCGGCACCAGCGTGGAAAAGCCGCTGCCGGAGATCATCGACAACAACCTGCGCGCCCTGGTGGAGGTCTACGAAGGCGCACGCCGGCACGGCGTGCGGCGGGTGGTCTTCGCCAGCTCCAACCATGCATTCGGCATGTATCCGGTGGAGCAGAAGCTGCGCCTGGATTCGGAGTTCCGGCCCGACGGCTTCTACGGCCTGTCCAAGGCCTGGGGCGAGGCCATGGGCCGGCTGTACTGGGACAAGCACGGCATCGAAGGCATCGCGTTGCGCATCGGCACCTGCATGGGCCGGCCGCCCGAGAACCTGCGCCAGCTCAGCACCTGGCTGGGCACCGAGGACATGCTGCACCTGATCGAGCGCTGCATCGCGGCACCCGCGGTGGGCTACACCGCCGTGTGGGGCATCTCGAACAACCGGCGGGCCTACTACGACCTGTCCCAGGCCAACGCCATCGGCTATCGGCCGGTGCAGGATGCCGAGGACTGGGCCGCGCAGATCCTGGCGCAGCCCGACACCGCCGATGCGGTGGCCCGGCAGTTCCAGGGGGGCGCCTTCGCCAGCCACGACTACACGCCGGCGCATCTGCGGCGAGGCGGCGCGGCCTGA
- a CDS encoding TRAP transporter large permease, whose product MALTILCISFFALLVLGVPVAFAIGLSSLCTILYEGLPLAVLFQQMMSGMNVFSFLAIPFFIFSGELMLHGGVADKIVRLAQSAAGHVRGGLGMSNVVACTLFGGVCGSAVADVSAMGAVMIPMMKKQGYHADYAVNVTTHAALVGALMPTSHNMIIYALAAGGSVSVGALIAAGLLPAAVLMVCMLVAAYGVAVSRGYPAGVFPGWGGVARAAAGAIPGLLIVVIILAGILSGVFTATEAASIAVIYTLLLTFLIYRTMSWHHLLLAAAKAVKTTGVVLLLIGVSAMFQYLMGLYEVADFMGALLSKMSTTPWVVFLLINVILFVLGTFMDMAATILIATPILLPIAVKFGMDPVQFGIVMLINCALGLNTPPVGTTQFVGCAIGEISVGAVMKTIWPFYGALVAALMLVTYVPAFSLALPRLFMGYAH is encoded by the coding sequence ATGGCACTGACCATCCTGTGCATCAGCTTTTTCGCCCTGCTCGTGCTGGGCGTGCCGGTGGCCTTCGCCATCGGCCTGTCTTCCCTCTGCACCATCCTCTACGAAGGCCTGCCGCTGGCGGTGCTGTTCCAGCAGATGATGAGCGGCATGAACGTGTTCTCCTTCCTGGCGATCCCGTTCTTCATCTTCAGCGGCGAACTCATGCTGCACGGCGGCGTGGCCGACAAGATCGTGCGGCTGGCCCAGAGCGCGGCCGGCCATGTGCGCGGCGGCCTGGGCATGTCCAACGTGGTGGCCTGCACGCTGTTCGGCGGTGTCTGCGGCTCGGCCGTGGCCGATGTGTCGGCCATGGGCGCGGTGATGATCCCCATGATGAAGAAGCAGGGCTATCACGCCGACTACGCGGTCAACGTGACGACCCATGCGGCCCTGGTCGGCGCGCTCATGCCGACCAGCCACAACATGATCATCTACGCGCTGGCCGCGGGCGGCTCGGTGTCGGTGGGCGCGCTGATCGCGGCCGGCCTGTTGCCGGCGGCGGTGCTGATGGTCTGCATGCTGGTGGCGGCCTACGGCGTGGCGGTGTCGCGCGGCTATCCGGCCGGCGTGTTCCCCGGCTGGGGCGGCGTGGCGCGGGCCGCGGCGGGTGCCATCCCCGGGCTGCTGATCGTGGTGATCATCCTGGCGGGCATCCTGTCGGGTGTGTTCACGGCGACGGAGGCGGCATCCATCGCGGTCATCTACACGCTGCTGCTGACCTTCCTGATCTACCGCACCATGAGCTGGCACCACCTGCTGCTGGCGGCGGCCAAGGCGGTCAAGACCACCGGCGTGGTGCTGCTGCTGATCGGTGTCTCGGCCATGTTCCAGTACCTGATGGGCCTGTACGAGGTGGCCGACTTCATGGGCGCGCTGCTGTCGAAGATGTCGACCACGCCCTGGGTGGTGTTCCTGCTGATCAACGTCATCCTGTTCGTGCTCGGCACCTTCATGGACATGGCGGCGACCATCCTGATCGCCACGCCCATCCTGCTGCCGATCGCGGTGAAGTTCGGCATGGATCCGGTGCAGTTCGGCATCGTCATGCTGATCAACTGCGCGCTGGGCCTGAACACGCCGCCGGTGGGCACCACCCAGTTCGTGGGCTGCGCCATCGGCGAGATCTCGGTGGGCGCGGTGATGAAGACCATCTGGCCCTTCTACGGCGCGCTGGTGGCGGCCCTGATGCTGGTGACCTATGTGCCCGCCTTCTCGCTGGCGCTGCCGCGCCTGTTCATGGGTTATGCCCACTAA
- a CDS encoding TRAP transporter small permease: MQEIELAEPLPPQPAERPLTGPLTSVNALVARWGMFTSVAGLFVVVAIVFFQVFGRYVLNSSPTWTESLALVLVLYITLIGAAVGVRDAGHIGMESLLVLVPEKIRNRIELLIHALVILFGAAMVWNGSVLGHSVASYLIPNLGLPEAVRYLPLVISGVLIISFSIEHIIALVQGKQVEPSWH, translated from the coding sequence ATGCAGGAAATCGAACTCGCCGAGCCGCTGCCGCCGCAGCCGGCCGAGCGGCCGCTGACCGGCCCGCTGACCAGCGTCAACGCGCTGGTGGCGCGCTGGGGCATGTTCACCTCGGTGGCAGGCCTCTTCGTCGTCGTGGCCATCGTCTTCTTCCAGGTGTTCGGCCGCTACGTGCTCAACAGCTCGCCGACCTGGACCGAAAGCCTGGCCCTGGTGCTGGTGCTCTACATCACGCTGATCGGCGCGGCCGTGGGCGTGCGCGACGCGGGCCATATCGGCATGGAGTCGCTGCTGGTGCTGGTGCCGGAGAAGATCCGCAACCGCATCGAGCTGCTGATCCATGCGCTGGTGATCCTGTTCGGCGCGGCCATGGTGTGGAACGGCTCGGTGCTGGGACATTCGGTGGCGTCCTACCTCATCCCCAACCTGGGCCTGCCCGAGGCGGTCCGCTACCTGCCGCTGGTGATCTCCGGCGTGCTCATCATCTCGTTCTCGATCGAGCACATCATCGCCCTCGTGCAGGGCAAGCAAGTGGAGCCTTCATGGCACTGA
- a CDS encoding TRAP transporter substrate-binding protein — protein sequence MRQDHFSPLRGGLLALAATVAMAFAQGAVARDFRSADVQPADYPTVEAVRAMGKSLKEQSHDRLGVKVFAAGALGSERDTIEQLKIGGLDMMRINAALLNNIVPDTLAISMPFVFRSTDHMHHVLDGPIGDEILAAMADQGMVGLAFYDSGARSIYTAKRPIRTLADVKGMKIRVQQSDLFVAMMEAMGANATPMPYGEVYTGLKTGIVDGAENNWPSYESSRHFEAAKYYNVTEHAMTPEVLVFSKKIFDTLSKEDQALVRKTAKESVATMRQLWQEREAKSRKIAEAGGAQVLPIADKKPFIDAMAPVYAKFANTPKLRELVKRIQDTQ from the coding sequence ATGAGACAAGATCATTTCAGCCCTTTGCGCGGCGGCCTGCTGGCCCTGGCCGCCACCGTCGCCATGGCATTCGCCCAGGGCGCCGTCGCCCGCGATTTCCGCTCCGCCGATGTGCAGCCCGCCGACTATCCGACGGTGGAGGCGGTGCGCGCCATGGGCAAGTCGCTCAAGGAACAGTCGCACGACAGGCTGGGCGTGAAGGTGTTCGCCGCCGGCGCGCTGGGCTCGGAGCGCGACACCATCGAGCAGCTGAAGATCGGCGGCCTCGACATGATGCGCATCAACGCCGCGCTGCTGAACAACATCGTGCCGGACACCCTGGCCATCTCGATGCCCTTCGTGTTCCGCTCCACCGACCATATGCACCATGTGCTGGACGGCCCGATCGGCGACGAGATCCTGGCCGCCATGGCGGACCAGGGCATGGTCGGCCTGGCCTTCTACGACAGCGGCGCGCGCTCGATCTACACCGCCAAGCGGCCGATCCGCACGCTGGCCGACGTCAAGGGCATGAAGATCCGGGTGCAGCAGTCCGACCTGTTCGTGGCCATGATGGAAGCCATGGGCGCCAACGCCACGCCCATGCCTTACGGCGAGGTCTACACCGGCCTGAAGACCGGCATCGTGGACGGCGCCGAGAACAACTGGCCTTCGTACGAGTCCTCGCGCCACTTCGAGGCCGCCAAGTACTACAACGTCACCGAGCATGCGATGACGCCGGAGGTGCTGGTCTTCTCCAAGAAGATCTTCGACACCCTGTCGAAGGAGGACCAGGCCCTGGTGCGCAAGACCGCCAAGGAGTCGGTCGCCACCATGCGCCAGCTGTGGCAGGAGCGCGAGGCCAAGTCCCGCAAGATCGCCGAGGCCGGCGGCGCCCAGGTGCTGCCGATCGCCGACAAAAAGCCCTTCATCGATGCGATGGCGCCGGTCTACGCCAAGTTCGCCAACACGCCCAAGCTGCGTGAGCTGGTCAAGCGCATCCAGGACACGCAGTAA